The genomic segment acGTTTCTGTCAGCAAATTCAACTGGTATGTTTCTTTCTGGCCAGGGAGATGTATCAGGTCTCAAAATATGAATGTTCACTAGGGCTCCTATAATTAAGCATCATTAAAGAGTGCAAATATACTTGTAGAAACATCAGAAGAATTAAGCAACCAATAGGCATTACCTTGATCCCTTACAAAGCATGGAAATGAGGTAGGATCAGATTCAATCTTCGTGTGTCTTAGATGCATGATTTGGGTTTGATTCTTATAATTTCATATGTATATTAAAGAATTATCTtaacctaataacttaaaatattagctgaatttcaagatataatttatattattttttaacatatcctCTCAAATGAAAGTCATATCGACTTAAAACTTGCACAAGCTAGCTCATACtatcttatacttaattttcattaaataaatgaggatgataAGTACTAGTAAGATTTAAATTCATGACTATTTTGTCATTAAAGTTTTGATATTATGTCTAAAACTTATTtcaacctaataacttaaattattaaatataattttaaaatataatttatattattttttatcaatgataACACATCATTATAACGAACTAGTGGGCCAACATAAAAGTaaagaacttgaaaaaaaaaaaacgtgtgaaagagagagagacattgataattgattaataaaaagaagtaTTGGTAGGTGAGAAATTAAATGAAGCATCTGCCGTGATATAGGTAGATCATGTTGTCTATATTTGGGAGctaaattaagtttattttcttatgttttacCACAGAATGTGATCGGCATACCAAAGCAACTGGAGTACTTTAAAGAGTATAAGAAAAGACTGGAGTCCGCAATTGGGACGAAAGAGACCGAAAATCATATCAACAAGGCATTGTTTATCGTCAGTGCTGGCACGAATGACTTCgttatcaattattttactCTGCCAATCCGACGAAAAACCTACTCCGTCTCAGGTTACCAGCAATTCATCCTGCAAACAGCCACACAATTCCTTCAGGTTTGGCTCCATTCATAGTTCAACTTATTGTTATTTCtgatattttagtttatttatttgttcacttattattattattaatgctCTACTAGCCCATTGACAGTCTTATCCGGTACATGATATTGACGTACAGATATAATTAGCTATTAATTGATATTGACGTATAGATATAATTAGCTAGTTAATTGTTATTCAGGAAAGCCTTCCACAAATTTTGAGCAGCATCTTTATTATGATCCAAAAGCAAcaattgtttgtatttattgtcATTAAACACCGTGCTGGCCGTGACCTGCACATGTTTCCTCTTGTGGTACAAAAGCTTGCGTTAGGGAAATATAAGAGCTGGTTCATCTTAATAACGTTTTGTTTAATATGggttttcaaatttattcaagTCAATGTTTAGCTttctaaattgtaaaaaaactataaataatattgttaaaaaataatataaaatatgttaaagaatgatataaatcatattttaagatggttttttaacataatatcaAACCTTTGATAattaagcggtcacgagttcaaatctcactatatctatttatttaataaaagttaAGCATAAAATAGCATGAGTTTGTGTAAGTTTCATCAAGCcaaaagggctttcacttgagaggtgtaagagaataatataaatcatatattgtattgagataaaaattttacatttataatataattgagtcaaattttttattttgatttaatcaaaattaagctagtgttttttttaaaaaaacttctgaattctaatttgtattatatttattgtttaaaaattgatttgaacaATTCTTATTAAATATACTCctaacttaaaattattttaacttcttttataaattatttatgaaaaataacttttgaaatataatttaaaattaaatactatATACATTAGAAGTCATGTTAAACAGGTTTTAACAATTAAGATTATTCAAGTTGAAAAGGAAACCAAAGTATAAATTAAGGTTGTAACACATGCAAGAGTGTGTTCCAAAGATGAGACGAGGAGGTCCACAAGAACCAcaacattaattaatcaattcatTACGCTATCTGCCTAGCCCCTTCGCCAAGCTATCATCTGTCAGCTTTAAATTGGCATAAATATGGGGCATTTATCCCAGATCATTAATTACCcaaatttcaagttttgaaattattgtGCTTGGACGTATGctataatattttagattataaaaatattaagccatgaaaaatataaccgATACTACATTATGCGACGATTTTAGGACTTGTTTGAGCAAGGAGCAAGAAGAATCTTATTTAGTGCACTACCTCCAATGGGTTGCCTGCCGGTCGTTATCACCCTTTTCTCGAACCATGCCATCTCAGAACGTGGTTGTCTTGATTATTTTTCCTCCGTCGGACGACAGTTCAATCAGTTGCTCCAAAATGAGTTAAATCTCATGCAAATTCGATTAGCAAATCATGGTGTGAGGATCTATTTAACTGATACGTACAGTGCTGTGACTGACATGATTCAAGGGCAAGGAAGGTCTGGTGAGTCTATGTAAAATCTCTAAAAGTAAACTGAGAAATATATCTATTCTgatcatgttatttatttattttcccccCTCCCTTTCAAGCATTTGATGAAGTAAGCCGTGGCTGTTGTGGAACCGGTTACTTGGAAGCATCTCTCTTGTGCAACCCAAAATCATTTTTGTGTCCTGATGCATCAAAGTACGTATTTTGGGATTCAATACATCCAACTGAGCAGGTATACAGCAATGTTTTTAAGTCCAATCGTCCTATAATTGATGCTATCATCAAGGGCTAAAACTCACTTATTTTCCACCCCAGAGAATGTTATGGTGGGcaatttcctattttttccgtcTCCTTTCTGGAAATTGTACACTCGGAAGTCATCCTGTATGACCGATAATATTTAATAGTGAAATAAACGTGCATGTGATATCCGtctatcaataaaataaatacaaattattCAAATCTCCAAGAACATACGTAAATTTTACTTTCCTCGGTTGCAAGGGTTGCTAGAATCTTGTAATGTCATGCTTCTAGAGAGAAGATTTCATATTAATGTCAAGAGATCGAATGCTATGGTGGTTCAATCTATGTTCGGGTATTTGTATTAATTTCCATAAGAGTGGCCTGATGGGTGTAAATGTGGATGAGATCTTCATAGTAGGGATCTCGGGTGTTCTCAGATGTAAATGCGACACACTACCAATTAATTACCTAGCTAGGCCTTCCTCTTGGCTACAATCCTAATAGGATTTCCACATGGAAACTGTGCTCTCTAAACTTCATGGGAGACTAAGCTCTTAGAAGGGAAGGTTGTTATCTCTTACTGGAAGAGCTTGCTTAATTAAAAGTGTGCTAGCTGCTATCCCACTTTACTACATGTCCATATGTATCCTAAAGGCAGTAGCTCATCAAATTACAGTAATGCAGTCTCGATTCCTTTGGGGTGGAGGCACTGACAAGAGAGAGATCCATAAATTGGCTTGGAAAACTGTGGTCAAAGAAAAAGATAGGAGAGGGCTTGGTAATGGGTCTgtcttgacaaaaaaataaagctctttttttttaagtggattTGGAAACTTGGTTGCGATGACAAGGCTAGCGCTGATTTGATtacgaaaaaaatataaaccaagTTTCAGCAATGGGCTGCCTCAATTTAGTAAAAGACTCTCGGTGAGTCTATTACTAGCAATGACCAGAATAGCACCCTGATGAGAAATAGTTGCAAACTTCAAATGGAAAAGGATAACCAGGTAAACATTTAGAAAGATACTTGGCCCACTAGTTTCTGTTTAGCTAACTCTTATCCTGCTTTATTTCAGCTATTTTCCTTGAAAGTTGTTTGTCAGATAGGAAATTGGTTAGAAGATATGTGACAATGGCATCTAAATTGGATAAGACCCCTTAGAGCTAGAGAGAGTCTGATGCTTCATGGGCTAATGTTTGATCTAAACCTAGCAAGAATCCattgaaagaataaagataagtTGGTTTGGGAATCGGGAAAGGATGGAGAGTATATTGTGAACTCCTGTATGTTTGCCCTTGACAAGAGTAGGTTTACTGCAACCAAACCATATGCCATTATGGTTGGCTCTAAATGAAGGATTCTATACTAGAGCTTTCCTCGTCATGAGACATATTTTGAGTTCATAAGATGATTGTTACCTTTTTTTTGTGATCaacattataaaattgtttCCCACGTTCTCATCCATTGCCCCACGAGTTAGAAACTTTGGAATAAAATTGTAGCTTGGAGAGGCTTGAACTAGGTAATGCCTTACGACCTAGATGATCTTCAACGTCAATGGCAAGAAACTCGTAGGAAGGGGGGACGACCTGATGAATTCACATCAGAAATCACCAACATGAACACCAACTTTTTGCAAGATAATCACTATAAGTTTGAAAGATCTGTTTGGTGTGGTTTTATGTTCAACATTGTTTGGGCTCTTTGAAATACTAGGAACAAATTGGTGTTGGAGGAAAAACAGCCTATTTGGAAGGATGTCCTGTGGCATCTGTTCTATTTTGCTGCgggttagataaaaaatttgaatgctTTATCTTGGTATACAGGTGATAACCTATATAGAATCCATAAATGCATCTCGTCCTAGACTGTAATGGATTGATTCTAAATGGCTTTTGTTGTTGATGTTCTAGCAGTAGAATCgtgctttttctttatttttcatgttctttGGCTTTGGTTATAATCTATACAGCTAAAGCTTCTCTTTTTTGTCCTGATTCCAATGAaatgttgaaaaatgaaattgaaaaaaaagttccaacaaaaacattattaaaaacaaaaaaaaaatagaaatcaagagATTAAGGATCAAAtatgacataaaataaaataaactaatatattaagggatgtaatttttaaaaaattcaattaagagaatggtataaaatattgagagatgCAATTGAAGAAATTATCCAAGTAagagaatgatataaaatattgattgatgcaattaaaaagataatttaattgaaaaaaatcaaaattaaaaatatgaggacCAAATCTAAAagctgaaaaaaacaaaagagaattaaattgaaagaaaattccaACTTTATggataatctaaaataaaaggaacatAGACCAAATctaatagaataataaattgaaaggttgttttgaaaatgtgtagGGGTTAGCTCTGGAATCgaggagaaaagaagaaagaagaaagaaaaaaaagaaacggtAATCACTGCAAAACTTGACATGTTATAGCCATATGTGTCATCCATTAATGTAGGTGACATCATGAGGGTTAAAACGTCGTCTTGAAAGCTTTTGATGATAAGTTTTTATGATATtgtaaatgatgtttttatcaTCATAATATTGAtggagttcattttttttttattaattttcaatgaTATTTGATAAATCCTTGTAGAAAAAAGATCTTAACATCCTAATTAATTCAAGCCAACTTTGAACTCCATGTGACCAAAATCCATACACATTAACGTGACCCAAATTAGACTTGATACAAACTTCTAACAAGCCTGTTGCCCAAATTAGACTCATACATGAGCTGTTCAAATCTGGTCGAATACAAGATTAATGGCCTTGGACCGAACCCCTTATCATACATAACCTAAGGCTAATTGAACTCACTCTATGCTAAAACCCTCTTATAGTTGAATGGTTTCCAAGCTAGAAATCTTTCATGACTAATTGCATTCCAAACTAAAAACCAAGGCAAGAAACAATGTTGGCTGAATGACCTCCCATCAAAGCTAAGAAACATAACTGAATGTTCAACATGAAAAATTCAAGTCTAAATCATATCAAAACTTCATCTTAGTTTGAAATTACTATACATCATTATTGTATATAACAACTTCCTCGTACATAGTTAGATAAGATTCCTTAATTTTATGGTACTCTAGAGTTTTAATGTTGAGATTTAAAGTGgagtatttctttttttcttttcatttttttctgctttataatttaaatgatcATAGTTATCAATATAAAGAATATGTATACGTCAACTAATGGGTGCAACATGAGTTTTGCCACTATTTGTGTTACTTCTCAAGCACATAAAACTCTTAATTTGTTGGATGTTAGTGGTTTGTCCCATTATAAGTATGCActttattaaaaagtttattcaatttcaataatatataatgCAGTTGAGATGCTTTGCTTTTTCAAATGAAACTTcccaaaaacatttttcaatcaaattgaCATGCTTGAACATGTCAATATTTCACTTTAAAAATGAATGTTTGTCAATAAAAGTTTCATCATCAtagcttaaattttatttaatttgagtgTTTGTACTACCCTTTTCTCATCAAAACAACCCTAGATGGGGTCCATTGGTAAATGGTAAGCATAAAAACTGATGATATTTCAAAATTCAGAATACTCAAAAATAAGGTTTTTGAGTGTTTAGATAGTGGGTAATTTCACGCTGATGTTAATATTCTCTTCTATAGAGTTTACGAAGTTGATGGTAGAAGACATAACACCTATAAAATAAACCTTTTTAGTGAGGTTTAGAGACCCTCTGATGataaagttaatgatttttataagaGGATCAGAGAATGTGATTTAAATTCTAAGAATAAGAATGTTTGTTCTTGCTTATGTGTGACAAATGCTTTGAGAAAAAGAGTATGAATACTTAGAGGATAGAAAAATATGAACCATTTACCTAGGTGGTTTAGGGGTATATATAGCCTCTAAACCTTGTTATATTGCTTGAATGGAGAGGTCGAAATGTCTTTTTCTTCTAACAgcattaatgagagataaatattcattacaCGGCATTAATGAGGGACATatatctttttcaaaatattaataaggaATAGATATCACttacataatattaatattgatgtaaATATGATTGGTTATTAGAAGACTTTTATATACCTAGGGGTGTAAGGAGATGACTTTTAACCATTTATGTTAAGagccataaaaataaacaaacaaagcttCATGACCCAACTTGGAGCCTATAATGATCATTAATTCCTTACATATTTGAACCTGGAATGATCCTATGTTCAAGGGTGATAAGTCTAGTAGCTTTCAGACCCATATATACTTGGGTTATGTATACATGGGTTCAACCCAAGGATATTGGATCTGATAATTCATCAAACTGATATGTACATGGGCTCAACACATAGCTGAACCTAATGATAATGGTCTAACAATTCATcatactcatatatatatataggctgaCTCATATGTATATAGGCTCAGCATTTAGCTTAACCCAATAATATTAGATTTGGAAGCAAGCTTGATCCATGTCATTTTAGATTTAACATTCTACCAAATCTAGATATGTTGAattattaacttgtttttttttatatctttttttattataaacttataaaaaaaaagtatataaaatacattaatcCATCACAAACATACCTATTTACTCCACTGCCAACCATGTTATTAAAGATGATTTCCTTTACCTAAACAACTACAACATTTATTGGCCAAGTAGTTCAACTCCACCTCCGGGCTACAGCTAAGGTTGTTTATCTCTTTGGAATCTCAGGAATTCATTCTTATAGTCCACAACTTGGATTCCTTGCGTTTCAATTAATTCCTCACCACTTTCCTTATTCTCTCCTCCATTTCTGTTGTTTTTgacatttattttacattttttatacgCTTTGTCAATTTATTAtagaagataataataataataataataataataataataatatgtgtGTGGATGTAGAATGTATTGTGAGCCTGCATATTCAGGTAAACAACACAACTGGATGTAGATAGGAGTTGAGACTATTCATATTTTCGTGGTCTCCAACTTAAAGTGAACTTCATCAAAATACCAACCACTTGGATATGAATTCCTCAAAAAGAGTTGAAGTGCTACCGTTTTCAAACTATATTTGGCAACGACAGTATCATTTTAGCTTCCGTATGCACATTACCACCAAAATTATGATAGAATGACAACTTTCACTgttttatatcatttatattataaaatattataaaattgtcAACAATCCGTTGTAGTCTAGTTGGTTAGGATACTCGGCTCTCACCCGAGAGACCCGGGTTCAAGTCCCGGCAACGGAACTTTTCCTCCCCTCTTGTTtcctaattttatttcttataatatcTATTATTTCGATTTCCTTATAAGAGAAGTTTAAGGGAAAACAAGATTTTAGGCGGGAAATAATAGAAATCTTTTTTTGGCGGCCATACTGAAGCCCAAATTAACAATTCCTCCTCCTAGGGTTTCTAGTGGAGAGAAGAATGAAGAGAGCAGGCATCGAAGAGAACCTCTTAGCGATCCTCGACTCCGCCTCCGATTCTAAACACACACCAGACGCCAACGATGACAGTAAGCCTTTTCCACACCACTTTTTCATCTAAgctgattaatttttaattaatcgcGTTTTAAATTGAAACGCTAGGGCTTGCATTTCTGGAAGCAGTTCGCAGCGCTtgcattgttaatgaaaatccTCCAACAAGGtgattaatttcctttttaattttcttcaaatcataaaaagaaattatatttgtaaatTTCCTTTTGGTTAATATTTTGGAAACTGTTCTATGAAGCAGCAAAATGCGTGAGGCGGTGTTTCAAATTTTGAGGGTTGGGAAATCATTGGAATTGATTACGGAAAGTTTTCGCCTTTTAAATGAGTTGGATAAGGTACTTAATTGCTTCTCTTTGGACCTTACTgttaatttaatcttaatttagaCTTGTTTTCTTTAATACTTTAACTTAATCTGAGTTTGGACTTGGGATACTTggagatttatttttgtttttttcttcctgcgTTTAGCGTTTTCCACGCGTGTATTTGTCAGAGAAAGAAGCATCAGAGTCATCTCACCTAGTCGTGGTTGAGGAGGTATTAAGTTTTGCTTTTATCTAAGTGTGTATTTGATCAATGTTTCTAATTGCCGTATtttgatgaggatgatgatagATATTACATTCTTTTGTTGCTGGATATTAGGGCTGGTCgccatttctttttaatttggaaaATGCATCTAGAGAGAGGGGAGCTGGTGGCAGAAGCATTAGCGGACCACTTGACTCATTGGTGAGTTGGTTGTGATTGAAATTGCAGTGGTTGAATTGTGTTTTTTCATTAAGAGGTGCTTGTTCTTGTGATTTAAAGATTGCACCACCGGATAGTATTCCttgttttgaataatttctTTGAAGTTGTTTGTTAGTGAAAGCTGATGTTTGTTACCTGCATCCtgcttttttattctattttgttGGCTCTGTTATTCTCAGGGTTTCCTTCAGTTAATGCAAGAACTTGCTGAAGTGGCTAATGAGGGAAACCTTCAAGCATTAGAAATAAAGGttagtttatttattcttttttcaagtAAATAAGAGATAAAACAAGGTGTGCAGTGTCTTTTAGGTCCTAATAGCACACTTGTTCAtaggtttttcaatttaaattttatgaaggTTGGGATACTCTTCCCAGTTCAGTCACTTGCTGAGCATTCTTCCGACATGCCTTTCTTTCAGTCACTGAGGAACATGTTGCTGTTTCAATATCTTGTCAATGCTCTTGAAGGAGACTTTTTACCACGTAACAGGGTGTATGAAGGTATTATTACATGCCTTGTTCGTATGCTTTTTGGTACTTGTGAGATATAAACAGCTTATTATCGTATTGCAGAAACCATGAATTGGACCCACCTAAGGGAGTCTTTGCTCAACATGCTTTTGGTATATCCTCACCTTCTGAGTTGTAAATCTCAATGTATCTTGTTACTCATTGAGTGTGATGCTGTAATCCTTAATTGATGTCTTATAACCTTCAgccctctaaaatttttaattgccatttcttccattttaatttataattttttcctaCTTGGAGGCTGTGGCTATTAAATGTTTGAAGATGTGAATATCTtgtatcatatttattttgcaGAGTACAAGAAGAATAAACTACAAAGGCTTGATGAAAGATTGCTTATCCATTATGTGTGGATTGTTTGACGTTTCTGCTGGAATAAGCGAGGATCTAGAATCTCCTGACAATGCTGCTTCAAAACTATCTCATAATGGCAATACAGCTTCAGCATTAGCTTTGTTTGAATTAGGAAATAATGCTTGTATTGCCTTGCAAAAACTTCTGATAATGGCAAGTCACTAAAAAGACTCCTTGagttaagaatatttaaaatcatCTTTTCTATAA from the Populus nigra chromosome 9, ddPopNigr1.1, whole genome shotgun sequence genome contains:
- the LOC133703675 gene encoding GDSL esterase/lipase At5g45960-like, with product MYQNVIGIPKQLEYFKEYKKRLESAIGTKETENHINKALFIVSAGTNDFVINYFTLPIRRKTYSVSGYQQFILQTATQFLQDLFEQGARRILFSALPPMGCLPVVITLFSNHAISERGCLDYFSSVGRQFNQLLQNELNLMQIRLANHGVRIYLTDTYSAVTDMIQGQGRSAFDEVSRGCCGTGYLEASLLCNPKSFLCPDASKYVFWDSIHPTEQVYSNVFKSNRPIIDAIIKG
- the LOC133703966 gene encoding negative regulator of systemic acquired resistance SNI1 isoform X2 gives rise to the protein MKRAGIEENLLAILDSASDSKHTPDANDDRLAFLEAVRSACIVNENPPTSKMREAVFQILRVGKSLELITESFRLLNELDKRFPRVYLSEKEASESSHLVVVEEGWSPFLFNLENASRERGAGGRSISGPLDSLGFLQLMQELAEVANEGNLQALEIKVGILFPVQSLAEHSSDMPFFQSLRNMLLFQYLVNALEGDFLPRNRVYEETMNWTHLRESLLNMLLSTRRINYKGLMKDCLSIMCGLFDVSAGISEDLESPDNAASKLSHNGNTASALALFELGNNACIALQKLLIMIMDLDMSRKKADMQGSTTRADGVRTPLMEIILDELTYDIDMLSPFLKVFNEPKWKLEIILQYFSKYTTRVSTRTRRSNGPTEDATTFSGVLNCFSNITSTRSITKKIKADVVQVLLAHAFQAHLSSSSQQDADGISASKDEGRSSSLVEICENIISAFNNLRRTDACPQISWRRWHAAMLLR
- the LOC133703966 gene encoding negative regulator of systemic acquired resistance SNI1 isoform X3; translation: MKRAGIEENLLAILDSASDSKHTPDANDDRLAFLEAVRSACIVNENPPTSKMREAVFQILRVGKSLELITESFRLLNELDKRFPRVYLSEKEASESSHLVVVEEGWSPFLFNLENASRERGAGGRSISGPLDSLGFLQLMQELAEVANEGNLQALEIKSLRNMLLFQYLVNALEGDFLPRNRVYEETMNWTHLRESLLNMLLSTRRINYKGLMKDCLSIMCGLFDVSAGISEDLESPDNAASKLSHNGNTASALALFELGNNACIALQKLLIMIMDLDMSRKKADMQGSTTRADGVRTPLMEIILDELTYDIDMLSPFLKVFNEPKWKLEIILQYFSKYTTRVSTRTRRSNGPTEDATTFSGVLNCFSNITSTRSITKKIKADVVQVLLAHAFQAHLSSSSQQDADGISASKDEGRSSSLVEICENIISAFNNLRRTDAKIEILPIGKEALFTAATILSTETGAHV
- the LOC133703966 gene encoding negative regulator of systemic acquired resistance SNI1 isoform X1 — translated: MKRAGIEENLLAILDSASDSKHTPDANDDRLAFLEAVRSACIVNENPPTSKMREAVFQILRVGKSLELITESFRLLNELDKRFPRVYLSEKEASESSHLVVVEEGWSPFLFNLENASRERGAGGRSISGPLDSLGFLQLMQELAEVANEGNLQALEIKVGILFPVQSLAEHSSDMPFFQSLRNMLLFQYLVNALEGDFLPRNRVYEETMNWTHLRESLLNMLLSTRRINYKGLMKDCLSIMCGLFDVSAGISEDLESPDNAASKLSHNGNTASALALFELGNNACIALQKLLIMIMDLDMSRKKADMQGSTTRADGVRTPLMEIILDELTYDIDMLSPFLKVFNEPKWKLEIILQYFSKYTTRVSTRTRRSNGPTEDATTFSGVLNCFSNITSTRSITKKIKADVVQVLLAHAFQAHLSSSSQQDADGISASKDEGRSSSLVEICENIISAFNNLRRTDAKIEILPIGKEALFTAATILSTETGAHV